One Rubripirellula reticaptiva genomic region harbors:
- a CDS encoding outer membrane protein assembly factor BamB family protein, protein MHRTFALAGLFMAASISANLSSADEALMTANVASRLGLVEAWQRTIPTPVGAASLADQKIFVHSESPHVYIEIVAGAAPAATATVPAATDDAEPSPGAEAKPVAGKPKSADTAKVLMRIAVGTPNARGVSIDQKEAERLASNEIRRMKRRGIQATMRTTEVQRVVLYSLADDGTLEARDAETGRPIWIAQVGTQGLHFGEIGVSEKYVTVVNGANLIQIDASNGTIIYQDRTGNAPQFGVINAGDFAMIATVGGGIEGYPLSDPTIDPFLEIVAGQAMAPPTTSPTSSRTAWSTDRGFVYVMELIGKPSTLFRLNTNGLVSGRIAAASGDRFFFGSDTGQAYALRATRSGDVMWVVPFGEPFYDQPLVIGEQVMMLSTYGRLFSMNIDNGDLSWDKPVTNVDQMLGGFGNQLFVRTMGGSLSVIDVKTGKTTGTFANVRPGHLLPNTQTDRLYLVGESGVVQCLRPIDSELPRFIVAPDRKPTEELAAETETKDPAEKSPFDPGSTDPFGTTADPFGAGGGADPFGAGGGADPFGGSGADPFGGGSAMDDPFGN, encoded by the coding sequence ATGCATCGCACTTTCGCCCTGGCCGGTCTGTTTATGGCCGCCTCTATTTCTGCTAACCTTTCATCCGCTGACGAGGCGTTGATGACGGCGAACGTTGCCAGTCGCTTGGGCCTTGTCGAAGCGTGGCAGCGAACGATCCCCACACCTGTCGGCGCTGCTTCACTTGCCGACCAAAAAATATTCGTCCACAGCGAATCGCCGCACGTCTATATCGAGATCGTCGCCGGCGCAGCCCCCGCAGCCACGGCGACTGTCCCCGCAGCGACGGATGATGCTGAACCAAGCCCCGGTGCGGAAGCGAAGCCGGTCGCTGGCAAACCAAAATCAGCTGACACAGCGAAGGTGTTGATGCGGATTGCGGTCGGCACGCCAAACGCACGTGGCGTCTCTATCGACCAGAAAGAAGCCGAGCGATTGGCGTCGAACGAGATTCGCCGGATGAAGCGACGTGGAATCCAAGCGACCATGCGAACGACCGAAGTCCAGCGTGTCGTTCTGTACTCGCTTGCCGACGACGGCACACTCGAAGCCCGAGACGCTGAGACTGGTCGACCAATCTGGATCGCTCAGGTCGGCACTCAAGGATTGCACTTTGGTGAAATTGGCGTCAGCGAAAAATACGTCACGGTCGTCAACGGAGCAAACCTGATCCAAATCGACGCATCCAACGGCACAATCATTTATCAAGACCGAACCGGAAACGCACCTCAGTTTGGCGTCATCAATGCAGGCGACTTTGCGATGATCGCGACCGTCGGTGGCGGAATCGAAGGCTATCCGCTTTCCGATCCCACGATCGACCCGTTCCTGGAAATCGTTGCAGGGCAAGCAATGGCGCCGCCGACGACTTCGCCAACCTCTTCACGTACCGCTTGGTCGACTGATCGCGGTTTCGTGTACGTGATGGAATTGATTGGCAAACCGTCGACTCTGTTTCGACTAAACACGAACGGATTAGTGTCTGGCCGAATCGCGGCAGCATCAGGCGACCGATTCTTTTTCGGATCCGACACCGGCCAGGCCTACGCCCTTCGCGCTACTCGCAGTGGTGACGTGATGTGGGTGGTGCCGTTCGGGGAACCGTTCTACGACCAGCCCCTCGTGATCGGCGAGCAAGTGATGATGTTGTCGACCTATGGCCGGTTATTCTCGATGAACATCGACAATGGCGACTTGAGCTGGGACAAGCCAGTCACCAACGTCGACCAGATGCTCGGCGGATTCGGAAACCAATTGTTCGTTCGAACGATGGGCGGCTCGTTGTCGGTGATCGACGTCAAAACCGGCAAGACCACCGGCACGTTCGCCAATGTGCGACCCGGCCACCTGCTGCCCAACACGCAAACCGATCGCTTGTACTTAGTTGGCGAGTCGGGCGTGGTGCAGTGCCTGCGTCCGATCGATTCGGAATTGCCGAGGTTCATTGTCGCACCCGACCGCAAGCCAACAGAAGAATTGGCCGCCGAAACAGAGACGAAAGACCCGGCAGAGAAGAGCCCCTTCGACCCTGGTTCCACCGACCCATTCGGCACAACTGCTGACCCGTTCGGGGCCGGCGGCGGTGCGGATCCATTCGGTGCTGGTGGCGGTGCAGACCCGTTCGGTGGCAGTGGCGCTGACCCGTTCGGTGGTGGCAGTGCAATGGATGACCCGTTCGGCAATTAA
- a CDS encoding nucleoside monophosphate kinase — protein MPNSLPPSIKKAASADLEVKDAQLIFNSVWKEMQDERGRSAMRFPKELILLGGAPGAGKGTNTDFIRSVRDISTAPIVVSELLNSPEAKSIKARGGMVGDREAVRIVFRELLDPKYQNGAVLDGFPRTKVQVECLKLLFDEMVGLRREFADSPDVVHFKQPIFHIILLFVDEAESVARQIKRGRQTIAHNIAAEQGAETTKVEERPTDFNEELARNRYRVFKERTYDALVSLKQIFHYHFINAQAPLEVVQENILHELEYQSSLELDPRTFHTLREIPLASEIVSHARRDLVTRLDNYEIEQTELFHQVVEQIETKMMPIILLHAISGRASINSENTIWEKPNALSMLIDVFSERGFHATIDVTKHNTPTRFDLETGEIHYKQRNIYHIEVRFKGSEIRRG, from the coding sequence GTGCCTAATTCTCTGCCTCCGTCAATCAAGAAGGCCGCTTCGGCGGATCTTGAAGTCAAAGACGCTCAGTTGATCTTCAACTCCGTTTGGAAGGAGATGCAAGACGAACGCGGGCGATCGGCAATGCGGTTCCCCAAAGAATTGATCCTGTTGGGCGGAGCCCCCGGCGCCGGTAAGGGCACCAATACGGACTTCATCCGCAGTGTCCGCGACATCTCGACTGCTCCGATCGTCGTCAGCGAACTGCTAAACAGCCCCGAAGCGAAATCGATCAAGGCCCGCGGCGGCATGGTAGGCGATCGCGAAGCGGTGCGGATCGTGTTTCGCGAATTGCTGGATCCCAAGTACCAAAACGGTGCGGTGCTGGACGGCTTTCCACGCACCAAAGTGCAAGTCGAATGCTTGAAGTTGCTGTTCGACGAAATGGTTGGGCTGCGCCGCGAATTCGCCGACTCGCCCGACGTGGTGCATTTCAAACAGCCGATCTTTCACATCATTTTGCTGTTCGTCGACGAAGCCGAAAGTGTCGCCCGACAAATCAAGCGCGGCCGGCAAACGATCGCTCACAACATTGCTGCCGAACAAGGCGCCGAGACGACAAAGGTCGAAGAGCGGCCGACCGACTTTAACGAAGAACTGGCCCGCAACCGATACCGAGTCTTCAAGGAACGAACCTACGACGCGTTGGTGTCTTTGAAACAAATCTTTCACTACCACTTCATCAACGCTCAGGCACCGCTGGAAGTCGTGCAGGAAAACATCCTGCACGAACTGGAATACCAAAGCTCGCTTGAACTCGATCCGCGAACGTTCCATACCCTACGCGAGATTCCACTGGCGAGCGAAATCGTCAGCCATGCCCGTCGCGACCTAGTCACCCGGCTAGACAACTACGAAATCGAGCAGACCGAACTGTTCCACCAAGTCGTCGAGCAGATCGAGACAAAGATGATGCCGATCATTCTGCTTCACGCGATCTCGGGCCGTGCGAGCATCAATTCCGAGAACACAATCTGGGAAAAACCCAACGCACTGTCGATGCTGATCGATGTTTTTTCCGAACGCGGATTCCACGCGACGATCGACGTGACCAAACACAACACGCCGACGCGTTTCGATTTGGAAACCGGCGAAATTCATTACAAACAACGAAACATCTACCACATCGAAGTCCGATTCAAAGGTTCCGAAATCCGCCGCGGTTAG
- a CDS encoding DUF6807 domain-containing protein has translation MNRCFSNFLACLSFFSATAVLSLPAAAEAPKPQKSETMQIKASADPEGWMIYDGDTLVAGYRVESNGKPIVYPVMGPSGQEMVRRFPIDDAMETEKKDHQHHRSMWLTHGEVNGFDFWADEKNEGDTVHRKGTATMTPDGVAVIVTENDWISPEGKRVMSDTRRVAFFKADGRRLIDYSIVFRATDGDVNFGDTKEGTFGIRVAGTMKVDAKLGGVITSANGLHDAEAWGKKAAWVDYSGPVNGKTAGVTIHDHPRNYGFPCAWHVRTYGLFAANPFGVSHFTGGPHTGGVDLKAGDEMQLSYRVVLHDGGLDLETAKADQEKFASEPVPSVQ, from the coding sequence GTGAACCGATGTTTTTCGAACTTCTTGGCTTGTCTTTCATTTTTTTCGGCAACCGCGGTTTTGTCGCTGCCTGCCGCGGCCGAGGCACCGAAGCCGCAGAAGTCGGAAACGATGCAAATCAAAGCCTCGGCCGATCCTGAGGGTTGGATGATTTATGACGGCGACACGTTGGTTGCCGGCTACCGAGTCGAAAGCAATGGCAAGCCGATCGTGTACCCCGTCATGGGGCCAAGCGGGCAAGAAATGGTGCGTCGGTTCCCGATCGATGACGCGATGGAAACTGAAAAGAAGGATCACCAGCACCATCGGTCGATGTGGCTGACGCATGGCGAGGTCAACGGCTTTGATTTTTGGGCAGACGAAAAGAACGAAGGCGATACCGTTCATCGCAAAGGCACCGCGACAATGACACCCGACGGAGTCGCCGTCATCGTGACCGAAAACGATTGGATCTCGCCGGAAGGCAAACGAGTGATGTCGGACACTCGGCGAGTTGCATTCTTCAAGGCCGATGGCAGGCGTTTGATTGATTACAGCATTGTGTTTCGAGCCACCGATGGCGACGTGAATTTTGGTGACACTAAGGAAGGCACATTCGGAATCCGTGTGGCTGGCACGATGAAGGTCGATGCAAAACTTGGCGGCGTGATCACGTCAGCCAATGGACTTCATGACGCCGAGGCTTGGGGCAAGAAAGCTGCCTGGGTCGACTACTCGGGCCCCGTCAACGGCAAGACTGCTGGCGTGACGATCCACGATCATCCACGCAACTACGGATTTCCGTGCGCGTGGCACGTGCGAACCTACGGTTTGTTCGCCGCCAATCCGTTCGGCGTGTCCCACTTTACCGGTGGCCCGCACACTGGCGGCGTGGATTTGAAGGCAGGCGACGAGATGCAGTTGAGCTATCGCGTCGTGCTGCACGATGGTGGCTTGGATTTGGAGACCGCAAAAGCGGACCAAGAGAAATTCGCAAGCGAACCTGTGCCGTCGGTACAGTAA
- a CDS encoding DUF1549 and DUF1553 domain-containing protein: MPFPQSHSRRTNTVSAIKIIAIVIVSVATASLTTAPLMAQSGGKKPAAKKAPKINLPASVRDRTPLKMQVAAVNASSRSSVASSADRLDSLVEDKLRSEKVTPNPIASDEIFLRRVYLDVAGRIPTLTEATEFLSSTDPEKREVLIDGLLSSPDYVSNFYNFWADVLRLVERPTTNNVADPYLGYVKDTIRTNKKYDAWVYEMLTADGKVWNNPATGFQLRDDGMPLPYIDNTVRVFLGTQIGCAQCHDHPFDQWSQYQFFQLAAFTAGTRTRLRKGDPGFESGNPAAKLISEAKTKYDKGKVPGPFQRLAQANMYSVSEVPAKLRLPHDYAYEDAKPKQVVEPEVLWGKIPSSAAKASPREQFAAWLTSPDNPQFSRTIANRLWKRFLGVGLVDPIDDFRDENQCVNEPLLDFLSHEVIRNDFDLKEFMRTVLYSKTYQREATDYELTSGTPYYFQGPVLRRMTAEQVWDSILTLAVANPWPFQRPTAEEMAPIMEVNFEKANYDSFKRQSEKFGETYFRNHYNRTLNQHAYQGNILARASELPSPVAADHFLRQFGQGDRETINCSQTDATVPQILAMFNGPITHVMLEEGSSIVDQVLAIENTRDRIDAIFLSLLARYPNPTDRKAAAQELGRSRQDGVSYGNIIWALLNTREFLFVQ; encoded by the coding sequence ATGCCGTTCCCACAAAGTCACTCGCGCCGGACAAACACTGTTTCTGCCATCAAGATCATCGCGATCGTCATCGTGTCGGTGGCCACTGCGTCGCTGACCACCGCGCCGCTAATGGCTCAATCCGGCGGCAAGAAGCCGGCCGCGAAGAAAGCGCCCAAGATCAATTTGCCGGCCAGCGTCCGCGACCGTACTCCTTTGAAAATGCAGGTCGCGGCCGTCAACGCTTCATCGCGATCCTCTGTGGCATCATCCGCCGACCGCTTGGACTCGCTGGTCGAAGACAAATTGCGATCGGAAAAAGTGACACCCAACCCAATCGCCAGCGACGAGATCTTTCTGCGCCGCGTCTACTTGGACGTTGCCGGTCGCATCCCAACGCTAACCGAAGCGACCGAGTTTTTGAGTTCAACCGATCCCGAGAAACGCGAGGTCTTGATCGACGGATTGCTTAGCAGTCCCGATTACGTCAGCAACTTCTACAACTTTTGGGCCGACGTGCTGCGACTGGTCGAACGCCCCACCACGAACAACGTTGCCGATCCGTATTTGGGTTACGTCAAAGACACCATTCGCACCAACAAGAAGTACGACGCATGGGTGTACGAAATGTTGACCGCAGACGGCAAAGTTTGGAACAACCCGGCGACTGGATTCCAACTGCGCGATGATGGCATGCCGCTTCCCTACATCGACAACACGGTTCGTGTCTTCTTAGGCACTCAGATCGGTTGCGCGCAATGTCACGACCACCCGTTCGATCAATGGAGCCAATATCAGTTCTTCCAATTGGCTGCGTTCACCGCCGGAACACGAACACGACTCAGAAAGGGCGACCCAGGATTCGAATCCGGCAACCCAGCGGCCAAGTTGATCAGCGAAGCCAAAACGAAATATGACAAAGGTAAAGTCCCAGGGCCTTTCCAACGCTTGGCTCAAGCGAACATGTACTCGGTATCAGAAGTTCCGGCCAAACTGAGACTTCCTCACGACTATGCCTATGAAGACGCAAAGCCGAAGCAAGTTGTTGAACCGGAGGTCTTGTGGGGAAAAATCCCTTCATCGGCGGCTAAGGCTAGCCCGCGAGAACAGTTCGCAGCATGGCTGACCAGCCCCGACAATCCTCAATTTTCGCGAACGATCGCAAACCGCTTGTGGAAACGTTTCTTAGGCGTCGGCTTGGTCGACCCCATTGATGATTTCCGCGACGAAAACCAGTGCGTGAATGAACCGCTGTTGGATTTTTTGAGCCATGAAGTTATCCGCAACGATTTTGACTTAAAAGAGTTCATGCGAACGGTGCTGTACAGCAAGACGTACCAACGCGAAGCGACCGACTATGAACTGACCAGCGGCACGCCATATTACTTTCAAGGTCCGGTTTTACGCCGTATGACTGCCGAGCAGGTTTGGGATTCGATCCTGACGCTTGCGGTCGCCAACCCGTGGCCGTTCCAGCGTCCGACCGCAGAAGAAATGGCTCCGATCATGGAAGTGAATTTCGAAAAAGCGAACTACGATTCGTTCAAACGCCAGAGCGAAAAATTTGGCGAGACGTACTTCCGCAACCATTACAACCGAACGCTCAACCAGCATGCCTACCAAGGCAACATTCTTGCCAGGGCTAGCGAATTGCCGTCGCCCGTGGCTGCCGACCACTTTCTGCGACAGTTCGGCCAAGGCGATCGCGAAACGATCAACTGTTCGCAAACCGATGCGACTGTGCCTCAGATCCTGGCAATGTTCAACGGCCCGATCACTCACGTCATGCTCGAAGAAGGCTCGTCGATCGTCGACCAAGTCTTAGCGATTGAAAACACGCGAGATCGAATCGATGCGATTTTTCTAAGTCTTCTGGCACGCTATCCCAACCCGACCGACCGAAAAGCGGCCGCCCAAGAACTTGGACGGTCTCGCCAAGACGGCGTCAGCTATGGAAACATCATCTGGGCGCTGCTGAATACTCGCGAGTTCCTATTCGTCCAGTAG
- a CDS encoding DUF1501 domain-containing protein, whose protein sequence is MACPDFSVNERRDFMRTIAKQTLGVSFAGSALSPGLFGEPCQAAAQKIGKAKHVIYLFMDGAMSHLDTFDPKVGVEEAGETKPIQTRVPGVMFGDRFPKLAYLAGAIAVVRSLSTETGAHDQGKYLMRTSYKQINSIQHPAMGAWMVAEQGRLNRELPGNFLVGGGNRHPGAGFLEAVHSPVPIPNPAAGLQNTSLPKYLPNELFGRRLALASKFDSQFQSGRANASVDAYNQLYSEARRLMGSEHLKVFDIKLETQKVRDAYGNNSLGQACLLSRRLVQGGARFVEVNFGGWDMHQDLYTSLNTKAEQLDTALSTLMRDLNQSGLLKETLIVLTTEFGRTPKINANAGRDHHPGAFSSLLIGAGIKGGQVYGESDKQGVSVNKDKVSVSDFNRTIAAAAGLPLDVERFSPSGRPFKIGGDGDPIAALLS, encoded by the coding sequence ATGGCTTGCCCCGACTTCTCCGTCAACGAGCGCCGTGACTTCATGCGGACGATCGCCAAACAAACGCTCGGCGTCTCGTTTGCCGGGTCGGCTTTGTCACCCGGTCTGTTTGGCGAGCCCTGCCAAGCTGCGGCCCAGAAAATCGGCAAAGCCAAACACGTCATCTACTTGTTCATGGACGGAGCAATGTCCCACTTGGACACGTTTGATCCGAAAGTTGGTGTCGAGGAAGCCGGCGAGACTAAACCGATCCAGACACGGGTACCGGGAGTAATGTTTGGCGACCGCTTTCCAAAGCTGGCTTATTTGGCTGGTGCAATCGCGGTTGTACGGTCGCTTAGCACGGAAACCGGCGCGCACGACCAGGGCAAGTACTTGATGCGAACGTCCTATAAACAAATCAACAGCATCCAGCATCCGGCGATGGGTGCATGGATGGTCGCTGAACAAGGGCGTTTGAACCGAGAACTGCCAGGTAACTTTTTGGTGGGTGGCGGCAATCGACACCCCGGCGCCGGGTTCTTGGAAGCCGTCCATTCACCGGTTCCGATCCCGAACCCCGCCGCCGGTTTGCAAAACACGAGTTTGCCCAAGTACTTACCTAACGAATTGTTCGGACGACGTTTGGCGCTAGCGTCTAAATTCGACAGCCAATTCCAAAGCGGTCGCGCCAACGCAAGCGTCGACGCTTACAACCAACTTTACAGCGAAGCTCGGCGGTTGATGGGCAGCGAGCACTTGAAGGTGTTCGATATCAAGCTGGAAACGCAAAAAGTACGAGACGCGTACGGCAACAATTCGCTCGGGCAAGCCTGCTTGCTGTCACGGCGACTGGTACAAGGCGGAGCCCGATTTGTTGAAGTCAACTTCGGTGGCTGGGACATGCACCAGGACCTGTACACTTCACTCAACACCAAAGCCGAGCAACTCGACACGGCCCTCAGCACGCTGATGCGAGACCTGAATCAGAGCGGACTGCTTAAAGAGACCCTGATCGTGCTGACTACCGAATTTGGCCGAACGCCAAAGATCAACGCCAATGCCGGACGCGATCACCATCCCGGTGCGTTTTCGTCGCTGTTGATTGGTGCGGGCATCAAGGGAGGACAAGTCTATGGCGAGTCCGACAAACAGGGTGTCAGCGTCAACAAAGACAAGGTCTCGGTATCCGACTTCAATCGGACGATCGCCGCGGCGGCCGGATTACCGTTAGACGTGGAACGTTTTTCACCGAGTGGACGCCCCTTTAAAATTGGCGGCGACGGTGACCCCATCGCTGCGTTGCTCTCCTAA
- a CDS encoding formylglycine-generating enzyme family protein, translating to MKKICALLCTFAACVLARADAPVAPVKPVAMQPYAEAIEHTDLSIEMLPIPGGTFQMGSPSTEAEHKDDEGPQAEVTVSPFWMGKYEVTWDQYDCWSEQLDQRRRKMMSVDATQRDVLVDGISKPTEPYTDMSFGMGKGDYPAICMTQHAARTFCQWLSAKTGHYYRLPTEAEWEHAARAGTTTAYSFGDDPELLDDHAWYDDNSDDEYHEVGKKQPNPWGLYDMHGNVAEWVLDQYDPTFFADHPKSVDPLNVPKTLYPRVVRGGGWDDSPDILRSAAREGSSDEWKDQDPQLPRSIWYHTDALGVGFRVVRPYQEPTAEERAAKWDKCDPLQIDQD from the coding sequence ATGAAGAAAATTTGCGCACTGCTCTGCACATTCGCCGCCTGCGTTTTGGCTCGCGCGGACGCCCCCGTCGCTCCGGTGAAACCAGTCGCCATGCAGCCTTATGCCGAGGCGATTGAGCACACGGATCTATCGATTGAAATGTTGCCGATCCCTGGCGGAACGTTTCAAATGGGTTCGCCGTCAACCGAAGCCGAACACAAGGACGACGAAGGGCCGCAAGCCGAAGTCACCGTGTCGCCGTTTTGGATGGGCAAGTACGAAGTCACTTGGGACCAATACGATTGCTGGAGCGAACAGCTTGACCAACGGCGACGCAAAATGATGTCGGTCGATGCCACCCAACGAGACGTCTTGGTCGACGGTATTTCCAAGCCGACCGAACCCTACACCGACATGAGCTTTGGGATGGGCAAGGGCGACTATCCGGCGATCTGCATGACTCAGCACGCCGCGCGGACGTTCTGCCAGTGGCTATCTGCCAAAACCGGGCACTACTATCGACTGCCCACCGAAGCCGAATGGGAGCACGCTGCACGAGCCGGCACGACGACGGCTTATTCCTTTGGCGACGACCCTGAATTGCTCGACGATCACGCCTGGTACGACGACAACAGCGACGATGAGTATCACGAAGTCGGCAAAAAACAGCCGAACCCTTGGGGGCTTTACGATATGCACGGCAACGTTGCCGAGTGGGTTTTGGACCAATACGATCCGACTTTTTTCGCCGATCACCCCAAGTCGGTTGACCCGTTGAACGTTCCGAAGACTTTGTATCCGCGAGTCGTCCGTGGTGGCGGCTGGGATGACAGCCCCGACATTCTTCGCAGCGCCGCTCGGGAAGGATCCAGCGATGAATGGAAGGACCAAGATCCACAGCTTCCACGCAGCATTTGGTATCACACCGACGCCCTGGGCGTCGGATTCCGTGTTGTCCGTCCCTACCAAGAACCCACCGCCGAAGAACGTGCGGCGAAGTGGGACAAATGCGATCCGCTACAGATTGACCAAGATTAA
- a CDS encoding Gfo/Idh/MocA family protein, which yields MTQPNSRREFLKTTGRVAAATTMISAAAPNVHAGEDSTIRIALVGCGGRGTGAALNALSVDNGPIQLVALADVFQRNLDSTYAALSGHNKIGAKVDVPDERKFLGFDAYRQAMDQLRPGDVVILATPPGFRWVHYSYAIEKGLNVFMEKPVTVDAPTSVRMLEINKQAIEKNLKVAVGLMCRHCRGRMEMFDRIQSGEIGDIHMLRAYRMAGKTASAAVEPNDGSMPHLHHQIKNFHGFLWLSGGAVSDFLIHNIDESCWMKNAWPEKAIAIGGRHYRENCVDQNFDNYAIEYTFADGAKLFVDGRTVPGCKQEFASFAHGTKGTGIISTASHTPAKSRLFSDQAMTKDKMTWAFPQPEPNPYDLEWVDLIDAIREDRPYNEVERGVMASAVTSMGRMAAHTGQEITLAKFMKHDHEFAPNIDKLTMDGDSPLMPNDKGLYSIPMPGLVKNREYL from the coding sequence ATGACTCAACCAAACTCTCGCCGTGAATTTCTGAAAACAACTGGCCGTGTCGCGGCTGCAACAACCATGATTTCTGCGGCCGCGCCGAATGTCCACGCCGGCGAAGACTCCACCATCCGCATCGCCTTAGTTGGGTGCGGTGGTCGCGGAACCGGCGCTGCGCTGAACGCGTTGTCAGTCGACAATGGACCAATCCAGTTGGTGGCGTTAGCGGATGTATTTCAGCGCAATCTCGACAGCACTTACGCCGCGCTATCGGGCCACAACAAGATCGGTGCCAAAGTTGACGTGCCTGACGAGCGCAAGTTCCTGGGCTTCGACGCCTATCGCCAAGCCATGGACCAGCTTCGCCCGGGTGACGTCGTGATCTTGGCAACGCCGCCCGGATTCCGCTGGGTGCACTACAGCTATGCGATCGAAAAGGGGCTGAACGTCTTCATGGAGAAACCGGTCACCGTCGACGCACCGACATCGGTGCGAATGCTTGAAATCAACAAGCAAGCGATTGAGAAAAACTTGAAGGTCGCCGTGGGACTGATGTGTCGTCACTGTCGCGGACGCATGGAAATGTTCGACCGCATCCAAAGTGGCGAGATCGGCGACATTCACATGTTGCGTGCGTACCGGATGGCCGGCAAAACGGCATCGGCGGCCGTCGAACCTAACGACGGATCGATGCCGCACTTGCACCACCAGATCAAGAACTTCCACGGATTCCTGTGGCTTAGCGGCGGCGCAGTCAGCGACTTTTTGATTCACAACATCGACGAGTCATGCTGGATGAAAAACGCTTGGCCAGAAAAAGCGATCGCGATCGGTGGACGTCACTATCGCGAAAACTGTGTCGACCAAAACTTTGACAATTACGCGATCGAATACACATTCGCCGACGGTGCCAAGTTGTTTGTCGATGGACGCACGGTGCCGGGATGCAAACAAGAGTTCGCGAGTTTTGCCCACGGCACCAAAGGCACCGGCATCATCTCGACGGCGTCGCACACACCGGCGAAGAGCCGACTGTTTTCAGACCAAGCGATGACCAAAGACAAGATGACTTGGGCGTTCCCTCAACCGGAACCCAACCCGTACGATTTGGAATGGGTCGACTTGATCGATGCGATCCGAGAAGACCGTCCGTACAACGAAGTCGAACGTGGGGTGATGGCAAGCGCCGTGACATCGATGGGACGCATGGCAGCGCACACCGGTCAAGAAATCACACTGGCGAAATTCATGAAGCACGATCACGAATTCGCACCCAATATCGACAAATTGACGATGGACGGCGACTCGCCATTGATGCCCAACGACAAAGGCCTGTACAGCATCCCAATGCCCGGATTGGTGAAGAACCGCGAGTACCTGTAA
- a CDS encoding glucoamylase family protein yields MKRSKSAVSRRTFLAGGIAIPLVASGLFPGSSLADPVVRSNLNSTGSGKPDGDSNEEFLTDLQRRCYQYFIETADPSTGFIPDRAAANGSAASDVASSAACGFGLTAHSIAARKGWVARAETLQRTRQLLHSLVHLAEHKSGFVYHFFGCRDGARMLGSEASSIDTALMIAGAMCAQVTFADDHEVIELADQLYRRVDWTWMLGDNDCLHMGWTPEAGMLPYQWDTFSELVILVLLAIGAPNHAIPPRCWQAWNRGRALHFQGESFLSYPPLFVHQYPMAYFDFRRLRSPSGRSYWDNSVRAHHAQIAFMSELSNRNPKNFAHYGADLWGLTSSDSVNGYRDWGGPYEDDRYEPDRGIDGTVVPSAAGGGLAIVPQQSLYTLRHQRDQFADKIYGRYGFVNAYNPATGWIGTDVIGIDTGITLAMADNLESGGVWQAFMAHPAATRALQLAGFTSTA; encoded by the coding sequence GTGAAGCGTTCCAAATCCGCAGTCTCGCGGCGTACCTTCCTAGCCGGAGGGATTGCTATACCATTGGTGGCCAGCGGTCTGTTTCCTGGCTCCTCACTGGCTGATCCCGTGGTCCGATCGAATCTGAATTCAACCGGATCTGGCAAACCGGATGGTGACTCGAATGAAGAGTTCCTTACCGACCTGCAGCGGCGTTGTTACCAGTACTTCATCGAAACCGCCGATCCATCCACTGGATTCATCCCTGATCGGGCCGCAGCAAACGGTTCGGCTGCCTCGGATGTCGCCAGTAGTGCGGCTTGCGGCTTTGGCTTGACCGCTCACTCCATCGCCGCTCGCAAAGGTTGGGTCGCGCGTGCCGAAACGCTGCAGCGAACGCGTCAGTTACTTCATTCGCTGGTTCATTTGGCCGAGCACAAAAGTGGTTTCGTGTACCACTTCTTTGGTTGCCGCGACGGCGCAAGGATGTTGGGCAGCGAAGCATCGTCGATCGACACGGCTCTGATGATCGCCGGTGCCATGTGCGCGCAGGTGACGTTCGCCGACGATCATGAAGTCATCGAATTGGCGGATCAACTTTACCGCCGTGTCGATTGGACGTGGATGCTTGGCGACAACGATTGCCTGCACATGGGTTGGACACCCGAGGCAGGGATGCTGCCGTACCAGTGGGATACGTTCAGCGAGCTGGTGATCTTGGTCTTGCTCGCGATCGGTGCTCCGAATCATGCAATTCCGCCGCGGTGTTGGCAGGCCTGGAATCGTGGTCGGGCATTGCATTTTCAAGGCGAGAGCTTCTTAAGCTATCCGCCACTGTTCGTGCATCAGTATCCGATGGCGTACTTCGATTTCCGGCGTCTGCGTTCGCCGAGTGGACGCAGTTACTGGGACAATTCCGTGCGCGCTCACCATGCTCAGATTGCGTTCATGTCGGAACTATCAAATCGAAATCCAAAGAACTTCGCGCATTACGGAGCTGATCTTTGGGGGCTGACCAGCAGCGATAGCGTCAACGGATATCGTGATTGGGGTGGGCCGTACGAAGACGATCGGTATGAACCCGACCGCGGAATCGATGGCACGGTCGTGCCGAGTGCCGCCGGGGGAGGGTTGGCAATCGTGCCGCAACAGTCGCTGTATACACTGCGCCACCAACGTGATCAGTTCGCCGACAAAATCTACGGTCGCTATGGTTTCGTCAACGCTTACAACCCAGCGACCGGTTGGATCGGAACGGATGTAATCGGTATCGACACAGGGATCACGTTGGCGATGGCCGACAATCTCGAATCGGGCGGCGTGTGGCAAGCCTTCATGGCTCACCCGGCTGCAACACGAGCGTTGCAGTTGGCCGGGTTTACTTCGACGGCCTGA